The following proteins are encoded in a genomic region of Actinomadura sp. NAK00032:
- a CDS encoding GAF domain-containing SpoIIE family protein phosphatase has translation MTEPTQGEGGGARDVLDPVLRAAPCAVLSVDRAGVVVQANDAARLLLGVPPGGAAAVAVPEWLARARRPIGGRAGPVARGPIGGRVVEAHPVREGGTPEDPAGAAWWLVDVTERERTAFLIEMSEELPESLNLERCMEVTARLAARHLADAAVVIVPRSARGHPVACSGPGGRVEHRELPIDPAEVEGLADALRGFPPVPPRWIDPRTAPAWLARLAPGRPAAIAVISLPGHGVPAGALVLLRLAGPEAFSAGEEPTVRLFAGRAGAMLSAARLYAEQASITATLMRELLPPRTDELEGVELAARYRPSGDEDLVGGDFYDVFPAGAADSRAESLVVLGDVCGKGLEAAVLTGKIRTTLRALLPMAGDHRRVLELLNGALLLDDPARFVTLVLASARREGARVRLRLTSAGHPAPLLVRAGGAVETARTGGSLIGVLEEIDSTTAEATLGPGDTCLLYTDGITEAMGGPRGGEMFGDERLRAELAECGGMPPEALVERVHMLAAEWVGTGRHDDMAVIAITAPGRAGAGAAPEPEGGPP, from the coding sequence GTGACGGAACCGACCCAGGGCGAAGGCGGCGGCGCGCGGGACGTGCTCGATCCGGTGCTGCGCGCCGCTCCCTGCGCGGTCCTGTCCGTCGACCGGGCCGGGGTCGTCGTCCAGGCCAACGACGCGGCGCGGCTGCTGCTGGGCGTCCCGCCCGGTGGGGCGGCGGCCGTGGCCGTCCCGGAATGGCTGGCCCGTGCCCGGCGGCCGATCGGCGGACGAGCCGGTCCGGTCGCGCGCGGGCCGATCGGCGGCCGGGTGGTCGAGGCCCACCCGGTACGGGAGGGCGGGACGCCGGAGGACCCGGCGGGGGCGGCCTGGTGGCTGGTGGACGTCACCGAGCGGGAGCGCACGGCGTTCCTGATCGAGATGTCCGAGGAGCTGCCCGAGTCGCTCAACCTGGAACGGTGCATGGAGGTGACGGCGCGGCTGGCCGCCCGGCACCTGGCCGACGCGGCGGTGGTGATCGTCCCGCGGTCCGCGCGGGGCCATCCCGTCGCCTGCTCCGGGCCCGGCGGGCGGGTCGAGCACCGGGAACTGCCGATCGACCCGGCGGAGGTCGAGGGCCTGGCGGACGCGCTGCGGGGCTTCCCGCCGGTTCCGCCGCGCTGGATCGATCCGCGGACCGCTCCCGCCTGGCTCGCGCGCCTCGCGCCGGGAAGGCCGGCGGCGATCGCGGTCATCTCGCTCCCCGGCCACGGCGTTCCGGCCGGCGCGCTGGTGCTGCTGCGCCTGGCGGGCCCGGAGGCGTTCTCGGCGGGGGAGGAGCCGACCGTCCGCCTCTTCGCCGGCCGTGCGGGCGCGATGCTGTCGGCCGCGCGCCTCTACGCCGAGCAGGCGTCCATCACCGCGACCCTGATGCGCGAACTGCTGCCGCCTCGCACGGACGAGCTGGAGGGGGTGGAGCTGGCGGCGCGGTACCGGCCGTCCGGTGACGAGGACCTGGTCGGAGGCGACTTCTACGACGTGTTCCCCGCGGGCGCGGCCGACTCGCGGGCCGAGTCGCTGGTGGTCCTGGGGGACGTGTGCGGCAAGGGCCTGGAGGCCGCGGTCCTGACCGGCAAGATCCGCACCACGCTGCGGGCGCTGCTGCCGATGGCGGGCGACCACCGGCGCGTGCTGGAACTGCTCAACGGGGCCCTGCTGCTGGACGATCCGGCGCGGTTCGTCACGCTGGTGCTGGCCTCGGCCCGCCGGGAGGGCGCGCGGGTGCGGCTGCGGCTGACCAGCGCGGGCCACCCCGCCCCGCTGCTCGTCCGGGCCGGCGGGGCGGTCGAGACGGCGCGGACCGGTGGCTCGCTGATCGGCGTGCTCGAGGAGATCGACTCGACGACCGCGGAGGCGACGCTCGGTCCCGGGGACACCTGCCTGCTGTACACCGACGGCATCACCGAGGCCATGGGCGGACCGCGGGGCGGCGAGATGTTCGGCGACGAGCGGCTGCGCGCCGAGCTGGCCGAATGCGGCGGCATGCCCCCGGAAGCGCTGGTGGAGCGGGTGCACATGCTCGCCGCCGAATGGGTCGGGACGGGCCGGCACGACGACATGGCGGTGATCGCGATCACCGCTCCCGGGCGCGCCGGGGCGGGCGCCGCCCCGGAACCGGAAGGGGGACCGCCATGA
- a CDS encoding YciI family protein produces the protein MAHFILTYGYNDTPLRAERRPEHLEHLGKLEAAGSLVLAGPLADLSGGIIVLAADDLEAAQALVEQDPYTRLNVTKDRELKEWKITAGLKG, from the coding sequence ATGGCCCACTTCATTCTGACCTACGGCTACAACGACACCCCGCTGCGCGCTGAACGCCGCCCCGAGCACCTGGAGCACCTCGGCAAGCTGGAGGCGGCCGGCTCGCTCGTCCTCGCCGGGCCGCTCGCCGACCTGAGCGGAGGCATCATCGTCCTCGCCGCCGACGACCTGGAGGCGGCGCAGGCGCTCGTCGAGCAGGACCCCTACACCCGGCTCAACGTGACGAAGGACCGAGAGCTGAAGGAGTGGAAGATCACCGCCGGGCTCAAGGGCTAG
- a CDS encoding fumarylacetoacetate hydrolase family protein produces the protein MELLRLGPPGAETPALRAAGKTYDLSPVAGDIDPDFFAAGGIGKARDAHREGRLRELSGAADLRVGVPVARPGAVLCIGQNYAAHAAESGSEPPREPILFFKHPSCLVGAYDDVVLPPGSVQADWEAELVVVIGRQADRLASPADAPAVIAGYTIGNDVSERAWQLGKDGGQWSQGKCFPTFGPLGPSVAIGPVDPTGLGIRSRINGEARQDSVTKDMIFAVDHLVWYLSQAMTLRPGDLVFTGTPEGVALSGRFPYLRAGDVIEIEIDGLGRQRQRVTAG, from the coding sequence ATGGAACTCCTGCGACTGGGCCCGCCCGGCGCCGAGACGCCGGCGCTGCGCGCCGCCGGGAAGACCTACGACCTGAGCCCCGTCGCCGGCGACATCGACCCGGACTTCTTCGCCGCGGGAGGGATCGGGAAGGCGCGCGACGCCCACCGCGAGGGGCGGCTGCGCGAGCTCTCCGGAGCGGCGGACCTGCGGGTCGGCGTCCCCGTCGCGCGGCCGGGCGCCGTGCTGTGCATCGGCCAGAACTACGCGGCCCACGCCGCCGAGTCGGGAAGCGAGCCGCCACGGGAGCCGATCCTCTTCTTCAAGCACCCGAGCTGCCTCGTCGGCGCGTACGACGACGTGGTCCTCCCTCCGGGCAGCGTCCAAGCGGACTGGGAGGCCGAACTCGTGGTCGTCATCGGGAGGCAGGCCGACCGGCTCGCCTCGCCCGCGGACGCGCCCGCGGTCATCGCCGGCTACACGATCGGCAACGACGTCTCCGAGCGCGCCTGGCAGCTCGGGAAGGACGGCGGCCAGTGGTCGCAGGGCAAGTGCTTCCCGACGTTCGGCCCGCTCGGCCCCTCCGTCGCCATCGGCCCGGTCGACCCGACCGGTCTCGGGATCAGGTCCCGGATCAACGGCGAGGCCCGCCAGGACTCGGTCACCAAGGACATGATCTTCGCCGTCGACCACCTCGTCTGGTACCTGTCGCAGGCGATGACGCTCCGCCCGGGCGACCTGGTCTTCACCGGCACCCCGGAGGGCGTCGCGCTCTCCGGGCGCTTCCCCTACCTCCGGGCCGGCGACGTCATCGAGATCGAGATCGACGGCCTCGGGCGGCAGCGCCAGCGGGTCACCGCGGGCTGA
- a CDS encoding XdhC family protein has product MRDILASLQEWMDGGDDFAIGTVVGTWGSAPRQPGASMAVRADAEVVGSVSGGCVEGAVYEECREAIETGQPRLRRYGVSDDDAFAVGLTCGGILDVFVQPATAERRAAIGHVAEAVGERRAVCVATVVSGPGTGRHVVVTPDDVIGDLGDDRLTRAVADDSRGLLARGISTTIDLGANGERRRDDLTVFVESFAPPPRLIVFGAIDFASAVARIGKFLGYHVVVCDARPVFATATRFPEADEIVVEWPHRYLERAGVDASTSLCVLTHDPKFDVPLLVAALETPAAYIGAMGSRRTHEDRLGRLREAGVAPEALARLRSPIGLDLGARTPEETAVSIAAELIANAWGGTGRPLTTTTAPIHSPATT; this is encoded by the coding sequence GTGCGTGACATCCTCGCCTCGCTCCAGGAGTGGATGGACGGCGGTGACGACTTCGCGATCGGGACGGTCGTCGGCACCTGGGGTTCGGCGCCCCGGCAGCCCGGCGCCTCCATGGCGGTGCGGGCGGACGCCGAGGTCGTCGGCAGCGTGTCCGGCGGCTGCGTCGAAGGCGCCGTCTACGAGGAGTGCCGCGAGGCGATCGAGACCGGGCAGCCGCGGCTGCGCCGGTACGGCGTGTCCGACGACGACGCGTTCGCGGTCGGCCTCACCTGCGGCGGGATCCTGGACGTCTTCGTCCAGCCGGCGACCGCCGAACGCCGGGCGGCCATCGGCCATGTCGCGGAGGCCGTCGGGGAACGCCGGGCGGTATGCGTCGCGACCGTGGTCTCCGGCCCCGGCACCGGCCGGCACGTCGTCGTCACCCCCGACGACGTGATCGGCGACCTCGGGGACGACCGGCTCACCCGCGCCGTGGCCGACGACAGCCGGGGACTGCTCGCGCGGGGCATCAGCACCACGATCGACCTCGGCGCGAACGGCGAACGCCGGAGGGACGACCTGACGGTCTTCGTCGAGTCGTTCGCTCCGCCGCCGCGGCTGATCGTCTTCGGCGCGATCGACTTCGCCTCGGCGGTCGCCCGCATCGGCAAGTTCCTCGGCTACCACGTCGTCGTCTGCGACGCCCGGCCCGTCTTCGCGACGGCCACGCGCTTCCCGGAGGCCGACGAGATCGTCGTCGAGTGGCCGCACCGGTACCTGGAGCGGGCCGGCGTGGACGCCTCGACGTCGCTGTGCGTCCTCACCCACGATCCGAAGTTCGACGTCCCGCTGCTGGTGGCCGCGTTGGAGACGCCGGCCGCCTACATCGGCGCGATGGGCAGCCGCCGCACCCATGAGGACCGGCTCGGGCGCCTGCGGGAGGCCGGGGTCGCCCCCGAGGCCCTCGCCCGCCTGCGGTCGCCCATCGGACTCGACCTGGGAGCGCGCACTCCCGAGGAGACCGCGGTCTCCATCGCCGCCGAGCTGATCGCGAACGCCTGGGGCGGTACCGGCCGGCCGCTCACGACCACCACGGCACCCATCCATTCCCCCGCCACGACCTGA
- a CDS encoding amidohydrolase has protein sequence MSESPLYSGDIVDSHHHVWRKADMPWLSGPMVPRIFGPYAPIQRDYLIEEYRDDAASAGIAASVYVQPNWPLDRVVDEVRWIAGLHERTGWPMAMVGCADLFSEDAIEVMRTQQELSPLVVGTRLQLHWHERPEFRFADGPDRMKDPVFRRNIAALAELGWLFELQVFAGQMHDAAALVADNPGVRFVLVHAGMLTDPGDPATVAEWRAGMRELAACPNVVVKLTGQGTFVHRVDDGLLRFVADEVLDGFGSSRAMFGTNLPVERLWTSAAELTTAWRRALGHRTGQEQADVFSRTARRVYGLGDAGA, from the coding sequence ATGTCTGAGAGCCCGCTCTACTCGGGCGACATCGTCGACTCGCACCACCATGTCTGGCGGAAGGCGGACATGCCCTGGCTGTCCGGCCCGATGGTGCCGCGGATCTTCGGACCCTACGCACCCATCCAGCGGGACTACCTGATCGAGGAGTACCGGGACGACGCCGCCTCGGCCGGCATCGCCGCCTCGGTGTACGTCCAGCCGAACTGGCCGCTGGACCGCGTCGTCGACGAGGTGCGCTGGATCGCCGGGCTGCATGAGCGGACCGGCTGGCCGATGGCCATGGTCGGGTGCGCGGACCTGTTCTCCGAGGACGCGATCGAGGTCATGCGGACCCAGCAGGAGCTCAGCCCGCTCGTCGTCGGCACCCGGCTGCAACTGCACTGGCACGAGCGGCCGGAGTTCCGCTTCGCGGACGGACCCGACCGCATGAAGGACCCGGTCTTCCGGCGCAACATCGCCGCGCTCGCGGAGCTGGGATGGCTGTTCGAGCTGCAGGTCTTCGCCGGGCAGATGCACGACGCGGCGGCGCTCGTGGCGGACAACCCCGGCGTGCGGTTCGTGCTGGTGCACGCGGGGATGCTCACCGATCCCGGCGATCCGGCCACCGTCGCCGAATGGCGGGCCGGCATGCGGGAACTGGCCGCCTGCCCGAACGTCGTCGTCAAGCTGACCGGCCAGGGGACCTTCGTCCACCGGGTCGACGACGGGCTCCTGCGGTTCGTGGCGGACGAGGTGCTCGACGGGTTCGGGTCGTCCCGGGCCATGTTCGGGACCAACCTGCCGGTCGAGCGGCTGTGGACGTCCGCCGCCGAGCTGACCACCGCGTGGCGGCGCGCGCTGGGCCACCGGACCGGCCAGGAGCAGGCGGACGTCTTCTCCCGCACGGCCCGCCGGGTCTACGGGCTCGGAGACGCCGGTGCGTGA
- a CDS encoding VWA domain-containing protein, translating into MTADDPGTGSARPDVRLVARAQDHLFLFLRALRAEGVGVPANKQLDFLAGIELLAPSTPGRLYWVGAATLVSAEADRHVYDEVFQRFFGTAADAFLMTGEPAAEAEDEEDDQDDESATAGGADDDAAPVLDQAGGTGLEASRVSPEAARHFAATGPEARETMRRICRELPGAVPAVRSRRCRPSGRRNRLDLRAVYLASRRTHGEFVRLRWRDRPHRRRRVLLLIDVSGSMKQYSPDYLRFAHTVVAACDRAEVFTFGTRLTRVTAVLRDPDVDAALAALARVVLDADGGTMIGSSLETFLGNARFATMARGALVLVLSDGLERGDCAAMAAATRRLARLGHRLSWWSPLACHPEYRPLTRGMSLVLPDIDALTGVQDLDTALVAVRERFAPTPRTGREAHV; encoded by the coding sequence ATGACGGCCGATGACCCCGGTACCGGGTCCGCGCGACCGGACGTCCGGCTGGTCGCGCGGGCTCAGGACCACCTGTTCCTGTTCCTGCGCGCGTTGCGCGCGGAGGGCGTCGGCGTCCCGGCCAACAAGCAGCTCGACTTCCTGGCGGGCATCGAACTGCTCGCGCCGTCGACCCCCGGCCGGCTCTACTGGGTGGGCGCCGCCACCCTCGTCAGCGCGGAGGCGGACCGGCACGTCTACGACGAGGTCTTCCAGCGCTTCTTCGGGACGGCCGCCGACGCGTTCCTCATGACCGGCGAACCCGCCGCCGAGGCGGAGGACGAGGAGGACGACCAGGACGACGAGTCGGCGACCGCCGGCGGAGCGGACGACGACGCCGCTCCCGTCCTCGACCAGGCGGGAGGGACCGGCCTGGAGGCGAGCCGGGTGAGCCCCGAAGCCGCGCGGCACTTCGCCGCCACCGGCCCGGAGGCCCGGGAGACCATGCGGCGGATCTGCCGCGAGCTGCCCGGGGCCGTCCCCGCGGTCCGGTCCCGCCGGTGCCGTCCCAGCGGCCGCCGGAACCGCCTCGACCTGCGCGCGGTCTACCTCGCCTCCCGGCGCACGCACGGCGAGTTCGTCCGGCTGCGCTGGAGGGACCGGCCGCACCGCCGGCGGCGCGTCCTGCTCCTCATCGACGTGTCCGGGTCGATGAAGCAGTACAGCCCGGACTACCTGCGGTTCGCGCACACGGTGGTCGCCGCGTGCGACCGGGCGGAGGTGTTCACGTTCGGCACGCGCCTCACCCGGGTGACCGCCGTCCTCCGCGACCCCGACGTCGACGCCGCCCTCGCCGCGCTGGCGCGGGTGGTCCTGGACGCCGACGGCGGCACCATGATCGGGAGCAGCCTGGAGACGTTCCTCGGCAACGCCCGCTTCGCGACGATGGCCAGGGGAGCGCTGGTCCTCGTCCTCTCCGACGGCCTCGAGCGCGGGGACTGCGCGGCCATGGCCGCGGCCACGCGGCGCCTCGCGCGCCTCGGCCACCGGCTGAGCTGGTGGTCCCCGCTCGCCTGCCACCCCGAGTACCGGCCGCTGACCCGCGGGATGTCGCTGGTCCTGCCCGACATCGACGCGCTCACCGGCGTCCAGGACCTCGACACGGCCCTCGTCGCGGTCCGCGAGAGGTTCGCCCCCACCCCGAGGACCGGAAGGGAAGCCCATGTCTGA
- a CDS encoding MoxR family ATPase: MLIDHDSFSRDLRDRRYFADEGLLTAVRLAMGLGRPLLLEGEPGVGKTQVAHVLAEVLRREFVRLQCYEGIDVSQALYEWDYPKQLLSLRSAEAGGTPAGDLYTAEFILERPLLRSLRSAAGAVLLIDEIDRADSEFEAFLLEYLDGFQITIPEMGTVAAAVPPVVVLTSNRTRELHDALKRRCLYHWIPFPEPERERMIVEAQAPGLSARSAAQLVRSVNVIRSLGPMKRPGIAETIAWAQGSLALADEGADWGDALRASLGLVLKNEEDGALIAAHASEVFADDGR; encoded by the coding sequence ATGCTGATCGACCACGACTCCTTCAGCCGCGACCTGAGGGACCGGAGGTACTTCGCGGACGAGGGCCTGCTGACCGCGGTCCGGCTGGCGATGGGCCTCGGCCGCCCCCTGCTGCTGGAGGGTGAGCCGGGAGTCGGCAAGACGCAGGTCGCGCACGTCCTCGCCGAGGTCCTGCGACGTGAGTTCGTCCGGCTCCAGTGCTACGAGGGGATCGACGTCTCCCAGGCGCTGTACGAGTGGGACTACCCGAAGCAGCTGCTGAGCCTCCGGTCCGCCGAGGCCGGGGGCACGCCGGCCGGCGACCTCTACACGGCCGAGTTCATCCTCGAACGGCCGCTGCTCCGCTCGCTGCGGTCCGCCGCCGGCGCGGTGCTGCTCATCGACGAGATCGACCGGGCCGACAGCGAGTTCGAGGCGTTCCTCCTGGAGTACCTCGACGGCTTCCAGATCACGATCCCCGAGATGGGCACCGTCGCCGCGGCCGTGCCGCCGGTGGTGGTCCTCACCTCCAACCGGACGCGCGAACTGCACGACGCCCTCAAGCGGCGCTGCCTCTACCACTGGATACCGTTCCCCGAACCCGAGCGCGAACGGATGATCGTGGAGGCGCAGGCTCCCGGGCTCAGTGCCCGGAGCGCGGCGCAGCTGGTGCGTTCGGTCAACGTCATCCGCTCCCTGGGGCCGATGAAGCGCCCCGGCATCGCCGAGACCATCGCCTGGGCGCAGGGCTCGCTCGCGCTCGCGGACGAGGGCGCCGACTGGGGCGATGCCCTGCGGGCGTCCCTCGGGCTGGTGCTGAAGAACGAGGAGGACGGGGCGCTGATCGCGGCCCATGCCAGCGAGGTCTTCGCCGATGACGGCCGATGA
- a CDS encoding xanthine dehydrogenase family protein molybdopterin-binding subunit, translating to MTLRYGRGYASVNYPTGMNLGGDPSQALVHATTTGGFVVTLSSVDLGQGLKTVAAQCAAETLGIPMGNVIVDTADTDTGPHCMGTFASRGTHRVGNAVIMAAREAREVMLQVAADELEVDAGDLETDGTGYVRLKGSPDRRIHVEDIAMAAHFKQGRTISGRGIFLKERSYPVPETGEMDPDSCQAHACTVAEVEVDDETGVVTVLTLHNAYEIGRALNPAMATQQVEGGAWMGVSHAVFESTEPYYPASRAHGPIDFCEYLMPGPAEIPVQTSVILERPADTGPFGAKGIGEMTANAPIPAIANAIFDACGVRLTTMPFTPESVLRGLDALRDEGRG from the coding sequence ATGACCCTCCGCTACGGCCGCGGATACGCCTCCGTCAACTACCCCACCGGCATGAACCTGGGCGGCGACCCCTCCCAGGCCCTCGTCCACGCGACCACCACGGGGGGCTTCGTCGTCACCCTCTCGTCGGTGGACCTCGGGCAGGGGCTCAAGACCGTCGCCGCCCAGTGCGCCGCGGAGACCCTCGGCATCCCGATGGGGAACGTCATCGTCGACACCGCGGACACCGACACCGGCCCGCACTGCATGGGCACCTTCGCCAGCCGCGGCACCCACCGCGTCGGCAACGCCGTCATCATGGCCGCCCGCGAGGCCCGGGAGGTGATGCTCCAGGTGGCGGCCGACGAGCTGGAGGTCGACGCCGGCGACCTGGAGACCGACGGCACCGGATACGTGCGCCTCAAGGGCAGCCCCGACCGGAGGATCCATGTCGAGGACATCGCCATGGCGGCCCACTTCAAGCAGGGCAGGACCATCTCCGGACGGGGGATCTTCCTCAAGGAGCGGAGCTACCCCGTCCCGGAGACCGGCGAGATGGACCCGGACTCCTGCCAGGCCCACGCCTGCACCGTCGCCGAGGTGGAGGTCGACGACGAGACCGGCGTGGTCACCGTCCTGACCCTGCACAACGCCTACGAGATCGGCCGGGCCCTCAACCCCGCGATGGCGACCCAGCAGGTCGAGGGCGGCGCGTGGATGGGGGTGTCGCACGCCGTCTTCGAGTCGACCGAGCCCTACTACCCGGCCTCGCGGGCGCACGGGCCGATCGACTTCTGCGAGTACCTCATGCCCGGCCCCGCCGAGATCCCGGTGCAGACCAGCGTGATCCTCGAACGGCCCGCCGACACCGGGCCGTTCGGCGCCAAGGGCATCGGGGAGATGACCGCCAACGCCCCGATCCCGGCGATCGCCAACGCGATCTTCGATGCCTGCGGCGTCCGGCTGACCACGATGCCCTTCACCCCCGAGTCGGTCCTGCGGGGGCTGGACGCGCTGCGCGACGAGGGCCGGGGCTGA
- a CDS encoding xanthine dehydrogenase family protein molybdopterin-binding subunit, protein MARINPIDEEFFKDERKSDFTVIGTTVQRSDALGHVTGRTEFFEDRTFPDLAHVKIHRSVHHHALIDDVDYSEALKVPGVLRVITHKDVPSNWYTVLRLIGIEPNDEPVLAEDRVIYAGEPIVAVVAESEAAAIEGAGRVKVRYTELPAVFDVEEAMSPDAPVIKKAGTNYFVYEGHHARRIRFGDVEEGFARADRVFEWRYSSAPIEHAPTETTGCVVVPQAGGRLVIHTNTQAAFFTLDNTALILDRPFTDLRVKGGTVGGGFGGKVDVMVEPLACVAAMLTNRPVKFVYTREEEMQVSSPRAAERIYIKDGVMNDGRIVARKIMLYVDAGAYSRHSPYGTTKAAAHLPGPYTIPNVHADCHCVYTNRTPSSAMRGFGVTIADFAIESQMDRIARALDIDPLQFRLRNAYRDGDLKAHRKVASGTALIEVIQRAAALVRHELPEEYLAMSSSTRGEARS, encoded by the coding sequence ATGGCGCGCATCAACCCCATCGACGAAGAGTTCTTCAAGGACGAGCGCAAGTCCGACTTCACCGTCATCGGAACCACGGTCCAGCGCTCCGACGCGCTGGGGCACGTGACCGGCCGGACGGAGTTCTTCGAGGACCGCACCTTCCCGGACCTCGCCCACGTCAAGATCCACCGCTCCGTCCACCACCATGCGCTCATCGACGACGTCGACTACTCCGAGGCGCTGAAGGTGCCGGGGGTGCTCCGCGTCATCACCCACAAGGACGTCCCGTCCAACTGGTACACCGTGCTGCGGCTCATCGGGATCGAGCCCAATGACGAGCCCGTGCTCGCCGAGGACCGCGTCATCTACGCGGGGGAGCCGATCGTGGCCGTGGTGGCCGAGTCCGAGGCCGCCGCGATCGAGGGCGCCGGCCGGGTGAAGGTCCGCTACACCGAGCTGCCCGCGGTCTTCGACGTCGAGGAGGCGATGTCCCCGGACGCGCCGGTCATCAAGAAGGCCGGCACGAACTACTTCGTCTACGAGGGCCACCACGCCCGGCGCATCCGCTTCGGCGACGTCGAGGAGGGCTTCGCCCGGGCCGACCGCGTCTTCGAGTGGCGCTACAGCTCGGCGCCGATCGAGCACGCGCCGACCGAGACCACCGGCTGCGTCGTCGTCCCGCAGGCCGGCGGCCGGCTCGTCATCCACACCAACACCCAGGCCGCGTTCTTCACCCTCGACAACACCGCGCTGATCCTCGACCGCCCGTTCACCGACCTGCGGGTCAAGGGCGGGACGGTCGGCGGCGGCTTCGGCGGCAAGGTCGACGTCATGGTCGAACCGCTCGCCTGCGTCGCGGCGATGCTGACCAACAGGCCCGTGAAGTTCGTCTACACGCGCGAGGAGGAGATGCAGGTCTCGTCGCCGCGGGCGGCGGAGCGCATCTACATCAAGGACGGCGTCATGAACGACGGCCGCATCGTCGCGCGCAAGATCATGCTCTACGTCGACGCCGGCGCCTACTCCCGCCACTCGCCCTACGGGACGACGAAGGCCGCCGCGCACCTGCCCGGTCCCTACACGATCCCGAACGTCCACGCGGACTGCCACTGCGTCTACACCAACCGGACGCCGTCGAGCGCGATGCGCGGATTCGGCGTCACCATCGCCGACTTCGCCATCGAGTCCCAGATGGACCGGATCGCCCGCGCGCTCGACATCGATCCGCTGCAGTTCCGGCTCAGGAACGCCTACCGCGACGGGGATCTGAAGGCGCACCGCAAGGTCGCCTCCGGCACCGCCCTCATCGAGGTGATCCAGCGGGCGGCCGCCCTCGTCAGGCACGAGCTGCCCGAGGAGTACCTGGCCATGTCGTCGTCCACCCGGGGAGAAGCCCGCTCATGA
- a CDS encoding (2Fe-2S)-binding protein: MTVKIVNLKVNGVDKALMAEPGTTLLLALREHLGLMGAKRGCAQGACGSCTVLLDGDPVVSCLVPAVTVDGAEVGTVEGLADGRKLSDVQRAFVDGFATQCGFCTPGMIMSAEALLDRNPDPTDDEINEAISGNVCRCTGYEPIVSAIRDAAAARRRASADTASADTASADTASASTASANTGAGQEAQV, from the coding sequence ATGACGGTCAAGATCGTGAACCTGAAGGTCAACGGCGTCGACAAGGCGCTGATGGCCGAGCCCGGAACGACCCTGCTCCTCGCCCTGCGCGAGCACCTCGGCCTGATGGGGGCCAAGCGCGGCTGCGCCCAAGGGGCGTGCGGGTCGTGCACCGTCCTGCTGGACGGAGACCCCGTGGTGTCGTGCCTGGTCCCCGCCGTCACCGTCGACGGCGCCGAGGTGGGGACGGTCGAGGGGCTCGCCGACGGCCGGAAGCTCAGCGACGTCCAGCGGGCGTTCGTCGACGGGTTCGCCACCCAGTGCGGCTTCTGCACGCCGGGAATGATCATGTCGGCGGAGGCCCTGCTCGACCGGAACCCCGACCCGACCGACGACGAGATCAACGAGGCGATCAGCGGCAACGTCTGCCGGTGCACCGGATACGAGCCGATCGTCAGCGCCATCCGGGACGCCGCGGCGGCCCGGCGCCGCGCGTCGGCGGACACGGCATCGGCGGACACGGCATCGGCGGACACGGCGTCGGCGAGCACGGCGTCGGCGAACACCGGGGCCGGGCAGGAGGCGCAGGTCTGA
- a CDS encoding xanthine dehydrogenase family protein subunit M translates to MLTEVHVPDDMATVLSLMASGATVVAGGTSMMPWLNDHASPPTELVSLRRAGLGTVRVSGTTARLGAAATLAQVERDPALGFLDPVVRSIASVPVRTLATVGGNLFARRPHGDLAVALIALGARVAVAEPAGTRELPVAEFVAAEAPAGLVTDVAFELPAPGAFRYLKAARRRFNSASLVTVAAGVTETAGVVTRIVVALGGVGPRAQRARAVEAALLGEPLNAETVAAAAAAGLGEIAPADDAYASAWYRTRVFPVHLRRALLGH, encoded by the coding sequence ATGCTGACTGAGGTTCATGTCCCCGACGACATGGCGACCGTCCTGAGCCTGATGGCGTCGGGCGCGACGGTCGTGGCGGGCGGGACGAGCATGATGCCCTGGCTCAACGACCACGCCTCGCCCCCGACCGAGCTGGTGAGCCTGCGCCGCGCCGGCCTCGGGACCGTCCGGGTCTCCGGAACGACGGCGCGGCTCGGGGCGGCGGCGACCCTCGCGCAGGTGGAGCGCGACCCGGCGCTCGGCTTCCTCGACCCCGTCGTGCGGTCGATCGCGTCGGTGCCGGTGCGGACCCTCGCGACGGTCGGCGGGAACCTGTTCGCCCGCCGGCCGCACGGGGACCTCGCGGTCGCCCTGATCGCCCTCGGCGCACGCGTCGCCGTCGCCGAGCCGGCCGGGACGCGCGAGCTGCCCGTGGCGGAGTTCGTCGCCGCCGAGGCTCCGGCCGGCCTGGTCACCGACGTCGCCTTCGAACTCCCCGCGCCCGGCGCCTTCAGGTACCTGAAGGCGGCCCGCCGGCGCTTCAACTCCGCGTCCCTCGTCACGGTCGCGGCCGGTGTCACCGAGACGGCGGGGGTCGTCACCCGGATCGTCGTCGCCCTCGGCGGCGTCGGCCCCCGCGCCCAGCGGGCGAGGGCCGTCGAGGCGGCCCTCCTCGGCGAACCGCTGAACGCGGAGACCGTGGCGGCGGCGGCCGCGGCCGGGCTCGGCGAGATCGCGCCGGCGGACGACGCCTACGCGTCCGCCTGGTACCGCACCAGGGTCTTCCCTGTCCACCTCCGCCGAGCCCTGCTCGGCCACTGA